Proteins from one Deinococcus sedimenti genomic window:
- a CDS encoding phage tail protein — MSTRVTATARGVARADTPAGQASVRVDSRGVQATHNLGVEAAARRYGLPIPTTPQKAAHQVLSNHRYHVAIDGLEQAAFSEVSGLTIETETMDFIEGGVNDRVLRLPVRSKVGNLTLKRGVVAGQKLLQWHLNIVQGYLDVRNVTVTVYQTSGAVLTRFELLQAYPVKWSGPQFTGNGDAVAVETLELAHAGFLQVSQ, encoded by the coding sequence ATGAGTACCCGCGTCACCGCCACCGCCCGCGGCGTCGCCCGCGCGGACACGCCCGCCGGCCAGGCCAGCGTCCGCGTGGACAGCCGCGGCGTGCAGGCCACCCACAACCTCGGCGTTGAGGCCGCCGCCCGCCGCTACGGCCTGCCCATCCCCACCACCCCGCAGAAGGCGGCGCATCAGGTGCTGTCCAACCACCGCTACCACGTCGCCATCGACGGGCTGGAACAGGCGGCCTTCAGCGAAGTCAGCGGCCTGACCATCGAGACCGAGACCATGGACTTCATCGAGGGCGGCGTGAACGACCGCGTGCTGCGCCTGCCGGTGCGGTCCAAGGTCGGCAACCTGACCCTCAAACGCGGCGTGGTCGCTGGGCAGAAACTGCTGCAGTGGCACCTGAACATCGTGCAGGGCTACCTGGACGTCCGCAACGTCACCGTCACCGTGTATCAGACCAGTGGCGCCGTCCTCACGCGCTTCGAGCTGCTGCAGGCGTACCCCGTCAAGTGGAGCGGCCCGCAGTTCACCGGGAACGGCGACGCGGTGGCCGTCGAGACGCTGGAACTCGCGCACGCGGGTTTCCTGCAGGTCAGCCAGTAG